The genome window TTTACGCCAGCCAGGTATTGCAAGCACACGGTATTCAAGTGGGCATTGAAGCTCATAGAAGAAATAGAGCAAGATGCATGGGAAGCTTATATTGGCAGATCAACGATTGCTGGCCGGTAGCTTCCTGGTCTAGCATTGATTACTTTGGTAATTGGAAAGCACTACATTATCAGGTGAAAAGATCATTTCAGAACGTTATCATGAGCTTTGAGCAAACAGATCAGAAACTGAATATTCATATCGTTTCTGATTCCTTAAAAAATCTGGATGCTGAATTGAAACTTGAATTGATTGATTTAAACGGAAATACACAAAAAACCTGGAATGAATCTCTAATTGTAAGAGCAAATACATCAGATGTTTATTATTCCATACCTGCCGATGAACTGGATATCAATACAAAAAATACCTTATTGACAGGTGAATTGAAAGTTGGGAATAAGATTTTGGCTTCTGGTAACTTGAACTTCATTCCTTTTAAAGAAATGGAATTAATAGACCCTGAGCTTACCTATAAAACTACGGTTACCAAAGATGAAATCATTATCGAACTGAGTACCAAAAACTTTGCTAAGAGTATTTATATGACTGATGGGACCGTCAACAATTTCTCTGATAACTACTTCGATCTGCTTCCAAATACCAACAAACGGGTAAGCATCCCAAATAATGAAAATTATGACCTTGCGAGCTTTGAGGAAAAATTCAAAGTAGTCACTCTTTTCGATTCCTATGAGACAGAGGTAGATTCATTGATTAATGATGAAGTTCAATAACAAATTTATGGAGAACTTGTGATTTTAAGGGGTGTGCTACCCAGTGCTGTTATCCAGTATTTTCTTTGCCCTCAAAATTTTCACAGGGTCTGAAACATAAATCTCACCTTCTGGGATGTCTTTTGATCCATTCATAGGAATTGTTGAATCAACTTTAGTCTGCCCTTTTGTTAAAGATTTTGCTGAAAAGTGAAATTCCCGACATCCTATCTCATACAACCTTGAGATATTCTTTTCATCCACACCTCCTCCGGGTAAGATTTGAATTCTTTCTTGCGCCAAGTCAATTAAACTTTTGATCGTCTCCAATCCCGCATTTACATTCATCTGCTGTCCAGAAGTGAGTATTCTCTTAACTCCACAATCAATAATTTCCTCTAAGGCTCTTCCGTAATCAGGAGTGAGATCAAAGGCTCTATGGAAGGTGAATGGTAATGGATCCGTAAGGTGGATCAATTCCTTCGTTCTATTAATATCGACATTTCCATCAGGTGTTAATACCCCTGAGACAATTCCTTTTGCACCTGCAATTTTAGCATGTTCAATGTCTCTTTTCATTACTTCGAACTCGTTCTCAGCGTATACAAAATCTCCTCCTCTTGGCCGGATCAATACAAAAACTGGGATACTAAGTTTATCACAAGCTAATTCGATAGCTCCCAAACTTGGTGTCGTGCCTCCCTCCCAGAGGTTATCGCATAGTTCAATTCTATCAGCTTCTCCTTTTTCCGCGTTCAAAGCCGACTGAATGTTACCTGCACAAATTTCTATCTGATAATCCATGGCTACTTCACACTAAATTCATCAATAAAGAGCCATGCCTTACTTCCAGCCGCATCATGCCAAGCTGGACATATACCAATGTTTTGGGCTTTGAGTTTAATATATCTAGTATTCAAAGGTTCTTCTAGCTTAAGGACAAACTCTTGTGTTTGTTGTTCTTTCTCCTTGATAGAATGTTGATTTAGGACTGTTCCAAGCTTCTCAAAAGTGACTCCATCATCGGACTTCAAGTATGACACTTCAGTCGGAAAGAAAATCCAGGCATTATTGTATTGTAAAAATCCTGAAGATAGCTCTGAAACTAATCGATCCTCTCCGAGATCAATCATTACCTCTACATCATCTCCCCAGTATCCTTGCCAGTTTCCGTCTCTAAATTGATTACTTCCT of Marinobacter alexandrii contains these proteins:
- a CDS encoding copper homeostasis protein CutC: MDYQIEICAGNIQSALNAEKGEADRIELCDNLWEGGTTPSLGAIELACDKLSIPVFVLIRPRGGDFVYAENEFEVMKRDIEHAKIAGAKGIVSGVLTPDGNVDINRTKELIHLTDPLPFTFHRAFDLTPDYGRALEEIIDCGVKRILTSGQQMNVNAGLETIKSLIDLAQERIQILPGGGVDEKNISRLYEIGCREFHFSAKSLTKGQTKVDSTIPMNGSKDIPEGEIYVSDPVKILRAKKILDNSTG